The Acidipropionibacterium virtanenii DNA segment GGCGCGGCGCACCGACTCGTCGGCGGCGATGGGCACGTCGACGCGGCGCCTCACCGCGGCCAGGTCGGCGACGCTCGGGCAGGGCTGCTCGGCGTACTCCAGCTCCCCGGCGGCGCGGCGGAGCTCACCGATCGCCGCGACGGCCTCATCGACCGTCCAGGCCGCGTTGGCGTCGATCCTGATGCGGCCGTCCGGGCCGAGGGCGTCGCGGACCGCCTCGAGGCGCGCGCAGTCCGCCGACAGCCGGGAGCGCGGATCGGCGACCTTCACCTTGGCCGTGGCGCACCCCGAGGAGGCGACGATGCGGTGCGCCTGCCCGGGATCGACGACGGGGACGGTGGCGTTGACCGGGATGCGGTCGCGCAGCGGGTCCGGAAGCGACGACGTCGCCCCCTCGAGGCCGGCCCGCAGCCAGGCCGAGGACTCGGCGGCGTCGTAGTCCCAGAACGGCGAGGTCTCCCCCCAGCCGGCCGGGCCGTGGAGCAGCAGACCGTCGCGGACGTCGATGCGACGGAACCGGACGGTGAGCGGCACGCGGTAGACCAGCAGGTCGTCGATCCCCCTGTCGACCAGACGTGCGGGTACGGGGAGCCGGTGGAGGATCAGTGTCACGGCGCCATCGTAGGACGGATCACCGTGCCGCAATCACTGGCACAGTGGTCCCCACGACGAGAGGAAGGCACCAACATGACCACCGCATCGAGATCCTGGCCCGAACAGCTCGCCGCACAGCTGCGATGGCACTGGGACAATCAGCTGCACGCACGGCTGACCGGCCTGACCGACGAGGAGTACTTCTGGGAGCCCGTCGCCGACTGCTGGAGCGTGCGCCCGCGCGGCACCGGCACCGCCCAGATGCAGGCCGGGTCGGGGGAGATGACGATCGACTTCGCGTTCCCCGAACCCTCCCCCGCCCCGTTCACCACCATCGCCTGGCGGCTGGGCCATGTGATCGTCGGGGTGCTCGGGGCGCGCAACGGCCTGCACTTCGGCCACGAGCAGGTCACCTACGACTCGTTCGAGTACGCGCCGACCGCCGACGAGGCGCTGGCGCAGCTGGAGCGGGAGTACCAGCGCTGGACGGACGGCGTCGCGGCGATGGGCGAGGACGAGCTCTGGGCTCCCTGCGGCCCCGGTGAGGGGGCATGGGCCGATCATCCGATGGCCGAGCTGGTGCTCCACATCAACCGGGAGGTCATTCACCATCTCTCCGAGGTCTGCCTGCTGCGCGACCTCCACCTCCACACCATCGGCACGCAGAGCGCGTCATGAGCAGAGCGTTCCAGGTGACCTTCGACACCCACGACCCGATCGCCGTGTCCAGATTCTGGGCCGAGGTGCTCGGCTATATCCTCCCGGGCCGCGGCTGTACGTCCAGAAGGTCCCCGAGGGCAACGAGCTCTGCCTCGACTGAATCCGGTATTGGTACCATTTTGGTATGACTACTCAGATCGCGGTCCGCCTTCCCGACGACGTCGTCTCATGGGTCGATTCCCAGGTGAGCGGCGGCGCGGCGCCCAGTCGTGCCGCCGTCGTCTCCCACGCCCTCGAACGAGAGTTTCGCCGCGCCGCGGCCGAACGCGATGCACAGATCCTCCGGGAGAATCCGAACGACGACCTGGACGGTTTCGTGTCCTGGACTGCGGAGCATTTCACCATGGACGAGGATCCGGAGTCATGAGGCCGATCCATCTCGCCCGCATCGAGAAGACACGCCCGGTCCTCGTCCTCACCCGGGACCTCGCGCGCCCGGCCATGTCGAAGGTGACCGTGGCACCCATCACATCGACTGTCAAAGGACTGTCGACCGAGGTGCCGGTGGGTCCGGCGAACGGCCTGGACCACGACTGCGTCGTGAGCTGTGACAACATCGCCACGATCTCCACGACGAATCTTGGCCGCCAGATCGGATGGTTCACCGATCAGCAGGAAAGGGCGCTGGCCGCGGCGCTCGTCGTCGCCTTCGACCTGGACCTCCCTCTCATCAGCTGATCAATGATGAGCAACGAGAGGCCCTACTTCTTCTCGGAGGTCTCTCCTGTCCTCAGCGCCGCGACGAAGGCCTCCTGAGGCACCTCCACCGAGCCGACGACCTTCATCCGCTTCTTGCCGGCCTTCTGCTTCTCCAGGAGCTTGCGCTTGCGGGAGATGTCGCCGCCGTAGCACTTGGCCAGGACGTCCTTGCGGACCGCGCGGATCGTCTCGCGGGCGATCACCCGCGAGCCGATGGCCGCCTGGATCGGCACCTCGAACTGCTGGCGCGGGATGAGCTCCTTGAGCTTGCCCGCCATCGCCACCCCGTAGGCGTAGGCCTTGTCGCGGTGGACGATCGAGGAGAAGGCGTCGACCGGTTCGCTGTTGAGCAGGATGTCGACCTTCACCAGGTCGGAGGCCTGCTCGCCGGCGTCGTGGTAGTCCAGCGAGGCGTAGCCCTTGGTCCTGGACTTCAGCACATCGAAGAAGTCGAAGACGATCTCCGACAGGGGCATCGTGTAGCGGATCTCCACCCTGCTCTCTGACAGGTAGTCCATCCCCTTCTGGACGCCGCGGCGCTGCTGGCACATCTCCAGAATCGGGCCGATGAACTCGCTGGGAGTGAGGATCGTGGCGTCGACCACGGGTTCGTACACCTCGGCGATGCGCCCCTCGGTCGGGTACTCCGAGGGGTTCGTGACATGAACCTGCGATCCGTCCTCCATCACCACCCGGTAGATCACCGACGGAGCGGTGGAGATGAGATCCAGATCGAACTCGCGTTCCAGGCGCTCGCGCACGATCTCCATGTGCAGCAGGCCCAGGAACCCGACCCGGAAGCCGAACCCCAGGGCGGTGGAGGATTCCGGCTCGTAGACCAGGGATGCGTCGTTGAGCTGGAGCTTGTCCAGGGCGTCGCGAAGCTCTGGGAAGTCCTTGGCATCGATGGGGAAGAGCCCGGAGTAGACCATCGGACGGGGCGGGGCGTATCCACCGAGATCCTCGGGCGAAGGGTCGGCGGCCCGCGTGACCGTGTCGCCGACCCGGGACTGGCGGACATCCTTGACCCCGGTGATGATGTAACCCACCTCGCCGGCGCCCAGGCCCTCGGCGGGCACCATCTCCGGGGAGATGACGCCCATCTCGAGTACCTCGTGGGTGGCACGGGTGCTCATCATGAGCACCTTCTCCCGGGTGCGCAGCTCCCCGTCGACCACCCGCACATAGGTGACGACGCCGCGGTAGGTGTCGTAGACCGAGTCGAAGATCAGCGCCCTGGCCGGGCCGCCGTCAACGCCCCGGGGGCCGGGGACCCGGGAGACGATCGTGTCGAGCAGTTCGGGCACCCCGTCGCCGGTCTTGGCGGAGACCTTGAGGATGTCGGCGGGGTCGCATCCGATGATGCCGGCGATCTCCGCGGCGTGCTTCTCAGGTTCGGCTCCGGGCAGGTCGATCTTGTTGAGGACCGGGATGATCTCCAGATCGGCCTCCAGGGCCAGGTACAGATTGGCCAGCGTCTGGGCCTCGATGCCCTGGGCGGCGTCGACAAGCAGCACCGCCCCCTCGCAGGCCTGCAGGGAGCGTTCCACCTCGTAGGTGAAGTCGACGTGGCCGGGGGTGTCGATCATGTTGAGGATGTGGACGCTCCCGTCCACCGCCCAGGGCATCCGCACCGCCTGGGACTTGATGGTGATGCCGCGTTCCCGCTCGATGTCCATCCGGTCGAGGTACTGTGCCCGGGCACTACGCTCGTCCAGCACCCCGGTGAGTTGCAGCATCCGGTCGGCCAGCGTGGACTTGCCGTGGTCGATATGGGCGATGATGCAGAAATTCCGGATCAGCGGGGGCTCGGTCGCCCCCGGCTGTGGGACGTTCGCAACGGTGGGCGCGGGCATCTGCTCCCTCGGTCTGGTCGGTCGGTGATGGACGCCGCCCAGTCTCTCACGACCACGGAGACGCCGTGGATTTGGAGCGTCCTGCCCCGACTGGTAGCGTTTCCTGTCGCGTCGTGCCACGGCGTATACCCACGTACATCTACAGGAAACACGAGGCTGCCCAGTGCCCAACATCAAGTCCCAGGTCAAGCGCGTCAGGACCAACGAGAAGGCCCGTCAGCGCAACAGGGCCGTCAAGTCGGCCCTGCGCACCTACGTGCGCAACTTCCGTCGCGCCGCCGAGGCCGGCGACCAGGACAAGGCTGCCGAGTACGCCAGGATCGCCAACCGGCAGCTCGACAAGGCTGCCTCGAAGGGCGTCATCCACAAGAACCAGGCCGCCAACCGCAAGTCCGCAATCTCCAAGAAGCTGGACTCGCTGGCCGCCTGAGCGCACCCGCGCATACAGCGCCTCGACCCACTGGGTGGTCGAGGCGCTTGTTGTGTTCCCGTCGTCTGATGCCGTCGCGCCTCCCGTTCCGCATTGATTCTCAGCGCGAGCGCGTCGGCAGAGCGCCCCGCCGGGCGGCGTCAACCTCCAGGAGTACTGCCTCGAGGGCGTACTCGGCGTCGACCGATGCTCCCTTGACGCCGGCATCGGCGCGGGCGACCGCCGTGATCGCGTGCGCCAGGCCGGCCTTGTTCCATGCCCTGGCGATCCTCGAGTACTCCTTGATCTTGCCGGGATAGGTGCCGATGGCCTTGGCGATGTCCATGTCGCTCATCCGTGCGGTGCGCAGGTCCAGGTACAGGCCGAGGCCGCGCAGCCCGAAGGACAGCGCGCTGGTGACCTGGACCGGGGCCGTACCGGTGGACAGGGCCCATCTCAGCTGCTCCAGGGCACGGGCGACGTCGCCGGCCAGCAGCGCGTCGCTGACCGCATAGCCCTTCACCTCGGCACGCCCGCCGAAGTAGGTGGTCACGGCCTGGGCGTCTATCCGGGGGCTCTCGCAGTCGGACTCGAGCTGGGCGAGCGCCGATGACAGTGTTCTCAGATCGTTGCCCAGGGCACGGTGGAGCGCCTCAGCGGCCTGCCCGTCCATCTGGAGACCGTTGGCGCGGGCCTCGTCGCGGATGAAGTCGGGGATCTTCCACGGCTTCGGGGCCCCGGCGTCGACCCTCTCGACGCCGGCCTTGCGAAGCCTGTCCACCAGTCCCCTGCCCTTGGTCCCGCCCGGATGGACGAGCACCAGGCAGAGTTCGGCAGGCGGATTCGCGGCGGTGGCTGCGACCATCTCGAACAGGTCCTTGTCGACGTCGCAGAGCTCGGTGACAACCAGGACGGTGGCCTCGCTGAACAGGGACCCGCCGCTGGCCTCGAGGAAGGCTGCGCCGTCCATCCCGGTTCCGGACAGTCTCACGACCTCGGCGGCCGGGTCCTGCGCCCGCGCGGCACGGATTCGGCGGGCGACGGCCCGGTCGGAGAGCAGGGTCTCCGGCCCATGCACCAGAAGCGTGCTCCCGAATACGGATTCCTCGAATGCGCGCCCCTGCTGCGCCGCCGGCGCCGTCCCGGACACACCTCTGCCACCTCGACCAGTCACGGCCACCAGCATGCCAGCTCGCACCGACACCGTTCACCCCGTATCCGGACGCAGACCCCACCCGCCCGAGGTCGCAAGGGGTCGTCCCTTTGCAACTAGTGCTTATGCAACCAGGTGAGCCTCTTCTGGAGCAGCGCCATCGGGGCGGCGTCGTTCTTCTCGCCGGGGATCTCCCGGTAGAGCTGGCCCCACGCGGCCTGCGGGGACAACGCATGATCACGGGCGTAATCCAGGACGGCGGTGGAGATCTCCCGGCGCATCTCGTGGGGGTCGCTGATCTCGTCGTAGACCGATCCTCCGGAACGCTGCAGGGCGACCAGATCCTCTCGTCTCTCCTGGCGCTCATCGGCCTCGCGTGCGGCCCGGGATGCGCGGCGGGCGGAGGCCACAGCCTTGGCCTTCTCGGCACGGGCCTTCTCGTCGCGGGCGAACAGGGCCCGTTCCTGATCGGGTGTGAGCAGCCCGTCGAGGGCGAACAGACCCCCGTCGTCGACGGGTTCGGAGTAGGTGTCGATGACCTCGCCGAGGATCGCGTCGGAGGCCACGGCACGCCATCCCTGTCCCTCGGGGCCGGGCTCGCTGCGCTCCCTGGCCGCCTCCTCCAGCAGATCGCCCTCCTGGGGCGGGCCGATGACGTGATCGCGCTCCTCCTCCATCTCGGAGGCCAGCGCCAGCAGTCGGGTGACGGTGGGCAGGAAGACGGTGGCCCTCTCCCGCCGGTTGCGGGCGCGCACCACCCGGCCGACCATCTGGGCGAAGAAGAGCGGGGTGGAGGCGGTGGTGGAGTAGATGAGGACGGCCGCGTCGGGCACGTCGACGCCCTCGGTGATGAGCCGTACGCAGACCGCGCAGATCCTGTCGGGGTCGTCGCGGTACTCGGCGAGCTTGCGGGCCGATGCGGCGTCCTCGGACAGGATGACGCTCGGCTCGTCCCCGGTGACCTGGGCCCACACCTCGGCGTACTCCTTGGCGATCTCCTGGTTCGAGGCCGGGATGAGCACCTTCGCGTGGGGAATGCGGCCCGAGTCCCGCAGCCTGCCGACCCTGGCCCAGGCGGCCGCCATGACATGGGCGATCCATTCCCCGTCGGAGTCCAGGGCAGTGCGCCAGGCCATCTCCTCGGAGGTCCTGGTGAGCTCAGTGTCGCCCAGGATGGCGGTGTGCTCCTCCCCCGCGGAGTCGTTCCAGGTGGAGCGGCCCGAATAGGTGGCGAAGGTCACCGGGCGCACCACGCCGTCTCGCAGAGCGTCGGCGTAGCCGTAGCTGTGGTCGGAGACCGATTCGAGGATTCCTTCGCCGACGTCCTCGTAGCGGACGTGGGCGATCTTCGCCTCATCGGAGCGGAACGGGGTACCGGTGACGCCGATCCGCCGGTTGGCACCGGAGAACGCGTCGATGACGGCCGACCCCCAGCTCATCTGATCGCCGGCGTGATGGATCTCGTCGAAGATCACCAGGGTGCGGTGGCTGGTGGCCCTGGCCGCATGCACCGCGGGCTTCTGGGCCACCTGGGCGTAGGTGACGACGCATCCGTGGGCATCGGGTGGAAGCTTCTCCGAGTTGGGGGTGTCGCGCAGGTCGAAGCCGAGGGCGCCGGCGGCCCCGATCCACTGGGTGCGCAGATGGTCGGTCGGGCACACGACGATGACCCGGTTGATGACATGTGTCTGCCACAGGTGCGCGGCGACGGCCAGGGTGAATGTCGTCTTGCCGGCACCGGGGGTGGCGCACTCGAGCCAGTCCCTGGGATCGGCGGCGATGTACTTGTCCAGAGCCTCCCGCTGCCATGTGCGCAGCCGGACCGGCATCCTCGGGCCTTTGGCCGTGAAGCGTGAAACCACCTGTCCCCTTCCCCGTCATGGGCACATCCGTTGATCCGGCACCCGACCCGCACGGGTGTGGTGCCAGCGGACAACCGTAGCCCACCCGCCCGACATCTCCGCAACGTCGCGACCTTCAACGTCGGGTGCGCACCGAGAGCGCATCTCCTGAGCCCGTCATCCCAGAGCCCCCCGCGCGCGACAGCAGGACGGTGCCCTGCTGGTCCGTCCGCGAGATCGTCATGCCGAGTCGGGCCGCCAGGGCGAGAGCGGCGCGCGACGGGTGTCCGTAGCCGTTGTCGACCCCTGCCGAGGCCACGACGGCGCGGGCCCCGGTGAGGCGCCAAAACAGTTCGTCCTGTCTCGATGAACCGTGATGGGGCATCACGAGCACATCCGCCCGTAGCGGCGATCCGGTGCGCCTGGCCCTGGCCTGGCCTTCCGGCTCGGCGTCTCCAGGCAGCAGGGCCGTCAGCCCGCCGGACTCGGCGCGGATGATCACCGAGGAGTCGTTCTCGGCCGAGGACTCCACGTTCTTCTCGTCGCTTGCCTGCTGCGGGACGCCGGGAGCCCCGGAACTCACCACCTGGATCCGGGCCTGTCCCAGAGTCAGGGCGTCCCCGGCACGGGCCGTGCGGACGGCTGCCCCGGCTCCACGGGCCGCAGCGGCGACCCGGGACGCGTCTGCTGCCGGGGAGGCCAGCGGGGAGACGAGCACCAGATCGGGATGGCGATCGAATGCGGCCGACAGTCCGCCGACGTGGTCGGCGTGGTAATGGCTGGCGATGATCACCGGCAGGCTGCGGATCCCCAGCCCCGCGAGGCAGTCGG contains these protein-coding regions:
- a CDS encoding o-succinylbenzoate synthase, with the protein product MTLILHRLPVPARLVDRGIDDLLVYRVPLTVRFRRIDVRDGLLLHGPAGWGETSPFWDYDAAESSAWLRAGLEGATSSLPDPLRDRIPVNATVPVVDPGQAHRIVASSGCATAKVKVADPRSRLSADCARLEAVRDALGPDGRIRIDANAAWTVDEAVAAIGELRRAAGELEYAEQPCPSVADLAAVRRRVDVPIAADESVRRAEDPLAVARAGAADLIIVKAQPLGGVRRALRVVEEAGLPAIVSSALDTGVGIGLAAHLAAALPRLDHACGLATTRLFTGDVTEASITPENGSIPVRRAEVDTSGVQTGDEELCARWAARLAEMMEALDA
- a CDS encoding DinB family protein; this encodes MTTASRSWPEQLAAQLRWHWDNQLHARLTGLTDEEYFWEPVADCWSVRPRGTGTAQMQAGSGEMTIDFAFPEPSPAPFTTIAWRLGHVIVGVLGARNGLHFGHEQVTYDSFEYAPTADEALAQLEREYQRWTDGVAAMGEDELWAPCGPGEGAWADHPMAELVLHINREVIHHLSEVCLLRDLHLHTIGTQSAS
- a CDS encoding DEAD/DEAH box helicase, producing MPVRLRTWQREALDKYIAADPRDWLECATPGAGKTTFTLAVAAHLWQTHVINRVIVVCPTDHLRTQWIGAAGALGFDLRDTPNSEKLPPDAHGCVVTYAQVAQKPAVHAARATSHRTLVIFDEIHHAGDQMSWGSAVIDAFSGANRRIGVTGTPFRSDEAKIAHVRYEDVGEGILESVSDHSYGYADALRDGVVRPVTFATYSGRSTWNDSAGEEHTAILGDTELTRTSEEMAWRTALDSDGEWIAHVMAAAWARVGRLRDSGRIPHAKVLIPASNQEIAKEYAEVWAQVTGDEPSVILSEDAASARKLAEYRDDPDRICAVCVRLITEGVDVPDAAVLIYSTTASTPLFFAQMVGRVVRARNRRERATVFLPTVTRLLALASEMEEERDHVIGPPQEGDLLEEAARERSEPGPEGQGWRAVASDAILGEVIDTYSEPVDDGGLFALDGLLTPDQERALFARDEKARAEKAKAVASARRASRAAREADERQERREDLVALQRSGGSVYDEISDPHEMRREISTAVLDYARDHALSPQAAWGQLYREIPGEKNDAAPMALLQKRLTWLHKH
- the holA gene encoding DNA polymerase III subunit delta, with amino-acid sequence MSGTAPAAQQGRAFEESVFGSTLLVHGPETLLSDRAVARRIRAARAQDPAAEVVRLSGTGMDGAAFLEASGGSLFSEATVLVVTELCDVDKDLFEMVAATAANPPAELCLVLVHPGGTKGRGLVDRLRKAGVERVDAGAPKPWKIPDFIRDEARANGLQMDGQAAEALHRALGNDLRTLSSALAQLESDCESPRIDAQAVTTYFGGRAEVKGYAVSDALLAGDVARALEQLRWALSTGTAPVQVTSALSFGLRGLGLYLDLRTARMSDMDIAKAIGTYPGKIKEYSRIARAWNKAGLAHAITAVARADAGVKGASVDAEYALEAVLLEVDAARRGALPTRSR
- the rpsT gene encoding 30S ribosomal protein S20, giving the protein MPNIKSQVKRVRTNEKARQRNRAVKSALRTYVRNFRRAAEAGDQDKAAEYARIANRQLDKAASKGVIHKNQAANRKSAISKKLDSLAA
- the lepA gene encoding translation elongation factor 4, with amino-acid sequence MPAPTVANVPQPGATEPPLIRNFCIIAHIDHGKSTLADRMLQLTGVLDERSARAQYLDRMDIERERGITIKSQAVRMPWAVDGSVHILNMIDTPGHVDFTYEVERSLQACEGAVLLVDAAQGIEAQTLANLYLALEADLEIIPVLNKIDLPGAEPEKHAAEIAGIIGCDPADILKVSAKTGDGVPELLDTIVSRVPGPRGVDGGPARALIFDSVYDTYRGVVTYVRVVDGELRTREKVLMMSTRATHEVLEMGVISPEMVPAEGLGAGEVGYIITGVKDVRQSRVGDTVTRAADPSPEDLGGYAPPRPMVYSGLFPIDAKDFPELRDALDKLQLNDASLVYEPESSTALGFGFRVGFLGLLHMEIVRERLEREFDLDLISTAPSVIYRVVMEDGSQVHVTNPSEYPTEGRIAEVYEPVVDATILTPSEFIGPILEMCQQRRGVQKGMDYLSESRVEIRYTMPLSEIVFDFFDVLKSRTKGYASLDYHDAGEQASDLVKVDILLNSEPVDAFSSIVHRDKAYAYGVAMAGKLKELIPRQQFEVPIQAAIGSRVIARETIRAVRKDVLAKCYGGDISRKRKLLEKQKAGKKRMKVVGSVEVPQEAFVAALRTGETSEKK
- a CDS encoding type II toxin-antitoxin system PemK/MazF family toxin codes for the protein MRPIHLARIEKTRPVLVLTRDLARPAMSKVTVAPITSTVKGLSTEVPVGPANGLDHDCVVSCDNIATISTTNLGRQIGWFTDQQERALAAALVVAFDLDLPLIS